TCTTTTTCTATCAGTATTTCTTGATGTCTTATAATAGAATGAAAGTGTCTATTTATACTACAGTTATGGGGAGCTTGGTCTATTAACTATGCTCATTAATTATCAAtattaatgctataataaaaggtgataaaaagGTGATAAAGAATAATAAAAGGTAATAAAGGCTAATAAAGAGCGAATGAATCTTGGGTTCTTCTCTAACGTTTCTGTAAAAGTCATATTCTATTCGGCCACAGATTTGTATATGGTGTCAACATCCTATCTGGCTACAGACTTGTATCCGGTGTGAACATGGTTAAATCACTGTTGATTGACACGTGTTGTTTCCTAATTCACCCATCTTTTGAGACCGATTTTTCTTCTGTAACGGTCATATCTTGAATTGTTTCTATCCTACCACAAATTTGTATCAGGTGTTAACATCTTATTTGGCCACAAACTTGTATCCGGTGTAAACAAGGCTGAATCACTGCCGATTGACACGTGTCGTTTCCTAATTCACCTATTTTTTGAGATCGGTTTTTACCGTATAAAGATATATCAAATGAAAGTATTTTAATCAATTAGGACAACAGAAGGGAAGTAAATTTCTCTAAGAAAATTAATAGTTTTTCTAGTGcatcatttttgcatttttatcCCTCTAATATTTTGGAATTAATACATTACCTCGTTTTTACCTACCGAAATCTAAAACTTTAAACGTATTCTAACAAAGAAGGCATTATTTATGAAAGACAAACGAATCTTAAGTAACTTTCGAAGAAAGATTATACGAGCTCTGTTTAAGGACAAGCCTCTCCTTAATAATAAGCTACAGATATCGAACACTCATTCTTATGTCTTGATAGAAAATATTATGTATTGTCCAATATACCTTACAAATTTGTCTTTTGTTCACGTTATTATCGAGCTCAAAAATATAAGTAGGAAGTGAATTTTTGTTATGCCTTATAAAAGTtcactatttttctttttttattttaatttgaaattcGCCTAAGTTATTTTATGCACCTATAATGTAGAAGTTTGATAGTCTAGATCCTCGTCGATCCGCTCTCTATGATCATGAGAGTCAAACCTTCTAATACTTGATTTAGCCTTTTTCTAGAAGTGAATTTTCATATTTTAAAAGATAATTCATGTACGAGCAATAAATACAACTACAGTTAATAAATAAAGTAAAACTCTATTTATTTGTGAGCTATATAAACATTTCTACATAGTAAAACAaaactattttaaaaaattaaacttATAAGAAAGTTAAAGTAGATATTGACAAAATCGTTTAACAAGCCAAATAAAATGAGTGAAAGTattaatttcttttaaaaaaaacaattgcAATTATTTAAGCTATAATTGTGTATAACCGGGCTCATCTATTGCATAACGGATCGGAACCGAAACGTGATGGATTGAATATCGACCCCAGGTTCCATCGAACCAAAGAACGAAGTCAGAACATACATCTCCAAGATCTTCGAGCCCATGACTCCAGAATCGATCCTGATTCCGAAAAAGCTCGAGGAAACATTATCGGACCCAATAACGGAAGGCCGAAGTATCCGCAATCGGTCGGATATCACGGTGAAAATTTCGGCACGTATCAACAAGAGACCGACTAATTAGTAAATCACGAGATttcttaccttttatagaattgtacctaaagcaggactcccctactatataaaaggggtctGATTCTTTGTAATGGACATGGTAACACGTATCCCAAAAGCattataatattattttctttctgcAAGCTATTGTTCTTCTGTATTTGACATTATTTGGATCATATTCAGTAAAAGTGAAGTCTATTTCTCAAGGCTATAACTATTCAAGTCACACggtttgaatttactttattattgtttgCTTTACTTATAGCTCAatctatcattttgtatcaagttagatcacgtatccttaaaatcatgtataaattcaattgttatccgttttttagggtaAGCAGTTTGGAGCCCAccttggggctaaggataatagtggttatttgatacaaatctccataacacacattgctttacacttgctctttgaagtgtctttgatttcaggctaaaatataaaatgtcaaactctcaatcagcacctctacatgttgacaacgagtccggtcaccaaggtgaaaataacaacatagcgcccggtAATGAGATATCGCTTGCTGATCCCGCTGGAATTCCGATCGCATATCCGATTGACGctaattcgcatgtggctatcgatgcaaatttgcctaccgatccCAAGAATAGCATTTGTGGCGGAGCTCGGTCGACTtcacaaaatactcaaaataatggAGGGGATGGGGTCAATCTACGGattatcttcgaaatgttgcaggctcaacaggcggcaaTAGCCCAGTTATAAAACCAGAGCTGTACACCGAGCAGGATCGAGCCCGGCCCGTCTCGAGAAATCACTCACAGGGAAGAATTGGTCGCGGTAAGTTTGAGTGGGAACGAGTCGGGTaataaccccgagatcataataattctcgaggagctgacaaaacaaatagaatcaggggagaagaaaatcgaagcaaatgacaaaaaggtggagacCTACAATTCTAGGGTCGACCAAATTTCGGGAGCGTCGCCGATACTGAAAGGCTTAGATTCCAAGAATTTTGTACAGAaacctttccctccaagtgcggctccgaagtcGATCCCCAAAACATTATGCATGcctgagattcctaagtacaacggaacgactGACCCAAACGTGTACGTCACCTcatacacatgcgccatcaaaggaaacgacttggaggatgatgagatcgagtcagTCTTACTGGATAAATTCAGAGAAACCTTGTCAaagggagccatgatatggtatcacaacttaccccctaattctattgactcatttgctatgcttacaTACTCTTTTGTGAAAGAACACGttggggctatcaaggtcgaaaCTAGGAAATCGAACCTTTTCAAAGTGAGGCAAAAGGATGATGAAATGCTtagagaattcgtatctcgatttcaaatggaacagatggacTTGCCACTGGTtgctgatgattgggttgttcatgTTTGTACTCATGGACTTAATATCTGAAGTACAGTGGCTTCACAACAGCTGAAACAGAACTTAATAGAATATCCGGCTTAATAGAGTATCGGCTATCAggcacatcaaagataccaaatggcctagaCCCCTATAGTTTGATCCAATCCAAAGGAATCCTaaccaaatgtgcaaatatcacagCACTCACGGTCACAGAACGAAGGATAGTCGACAGCTGAGAGTGGAAATAGCTCGTCTATTCAACAATGTGCACCTTCgggaattcttgagcgaccgagccaagaatcatttcaggaacagggattctaacaaaGAAGCAGAACAGGAAGAACCTCaacatgtcattaacatgatcatcagaGGAGTTGATATCCCAtaggggccgatgttgaaacgcaccaaagtatccatcattaGGGAGAAATGAAgtcgaggatgatgattatgggattcCTAGATCATTTATAACCCCTGATGATTTCGACGCCactaaatcgacggtcgaggaaTTGGAACAATTCAtattgcccgatcgaaaggtataccagGGCACGGGGCTAAACTCCAAGCTGAGGGTAAAGCTCATTCAATTTATTATAACTAACAAagactgtttcgcttggtcccacctcgatatgacatatatcccaccggagataactactcacaagctgagtCTGGACTCGAAGTTTCTTCCGGTTAAACAAATGAGGAaaccccagtccgagatcaaccatgctttcatcaaggatgaggtatctaaacttcttaaaatagggtctattcgggaggtcaaatacccagattggttagcaaatgtagtggtagtccTTAAAAAggagaataaattaagaatgtgtgtagactataacgatttgaataaagcatgccccaaagactcttttaCTTTGCCCAGCATCGACcgtatgattgatgccacggccggccacgagaccctcagttttctcgatgcctattccgggtacaaccaaatacggatggacctgAGTGATCAgaaaaaaacttccttcatcactaagtatggcacgtactgttataacgtaatgccgtttggattaaaaaatgtcgGTGCTACATACCAACGCTTAGTGAATCGGATGTTCgagaaacaaataggaaaatcaatggaggtttacattgaagacatgttagttaagtccctgcgagtagaggaccatttaagaCATTCGCAGGAAACATTCAATATACTGAAGTAGTAAAACATGAAGGTGAACCCAGAAAAATGTACATTTGGAGTAGGGTCAGGTAAGTTCCTCGGATttatggtatccaatcgaggaatcgagatcaatcctgataagatcaaagccatcgaagatatcacggtcgtggacaagtaaaggtcgtgcaaaggctaaccgggcgaATAGCCGCCCTGGGGTGATTTATTTCGAGTCATCCGACAAAAGTCACTGATTCTTCACACTATtgaataataagaacaatttttcgtagaccccggaatgccaacaagctctGTAGGAACTCAaaaggtatttatcgagcccgcccttgcttcacacaccgaaggcagacgaacaaatgtacttgtacttggcagtctcggagatagcggtaagtggagttctagttcgagaagatcaaggtatgtaatttccaatttactatgttagtagaacctTAGGTGAGACCgaaactacttacccattgaggaatgttatgcataagcCGAACTCTCaagccgactggccaaatgggccatataAATAAGTGgatacgatattgagtatcgacctcgGACTACGATTAAGTctaaaattttggcagactttgtggccgacaaAATAACCGAGGCCAAAAGAGAGATGTTGATTAACTCAGGAACTTCCTAGGGAATCTGGACCCTCGTCATGGACGGCGCCTCAAATGCAAAAGGGTccagacttggcatcgtattaaagccaccaacaggtaatataattagacaatctattaagactgtgaaatatactaacaacgaagccgaatatgaggccatgattgcaggccttgaactaGCCAAGATCTTGGGGGGCAGAAGTGGTCGAAatcaagtgcgactccctccttgtggtaaaccaagtcaatggAATATTCGAGGTGAGggaggaacgaatgcaaagatacttggacaaactacatgtgacattacatcggttcaaagaatggactttgcaacacgtacctcgggataAAAACAACGAGGTTGATGCCCTCACTAACTTAGGGTCATCGATCGAAGacgacgagttcaactcgggagaagtcgtacaacttatgagatcagtGGTGGAAaaaggccacgccgagatcaaCTCGACGAGCCTAACTTAGGAGTGGAGAAATAAGTACTTAGAATATCTCAGATCCGGTAAACTACCCTCGGATccaaaagagtcgagggccctgcGTACAAGTACGGCCCGGTTTTGCTTGTCCGAAGAGagaaccttgttcagaagaacatttgaTAAACCACTTGAAATATGTCTAGGGTCGGGCAATATtgagtatgttttgagggaaacCTACGAAGGTACGTGTGGAAATCATTTGGGCGCTGAATCGatggttcaaaaaataatcagagccggttaTTATAAGATCGACATGAAAAAAGTcgcaaaggagttcgttcgaaaatgtgatgaatgcaaaagacacgctccgatgatACATCGACCCAAGGAGCTGCTCCACTCGGTTTTatcaccatggtcgttcatgaa
This region of Nicotiana tomentosiformis chromosome 4, ASM39032v3, whole genome shotgun sequence genomic DNA includes:
- the LOC138910332 gene encoding uncharacterized protein, whose translation is MPEIPKYNGTTDPNVYVTSYTCAIKGNDLEDDEIESVLLDKFRETLSKGAMIWYHNLPPNSIDSFAMLTYSFVKEHVGAIKVETRKSNLFKVRQKDDEMLREFVSRFQMEQMDLPLVADDWVVHVCTHGLNI